From the genome of Streptobacillus canis, one region includes:
- a CDS encoding CTP synthase, translated as MTKYVFVTGGVVSSLGKGITAASLGRLLKERGYKVTIQKFDPYLNVDPGTMSPYQHGEVFVTADGAETDLDLGHYERFINEELTKYNNVTSGKIMSTIISKERKGDYLGGTVQVIPHVTNEIKKKIMQAGKASNSDIVITEIGGTIGDIESNPFIEAIRQFKKDVGRENVIYIHVTLLPYLKAAGELKTKPTQQSVKMLQGLGINPDIIILRSEHPVDKSIKSKVSLFCDVDESSVIEALDAKNLYEIPIQMEELGLADEVCKKLNIENIKPSLEKWKEMVNKFMNPKHEIKVAVVGKYVELKDAYISINESIEHAGFHYDTKVKIDYLKAEEFDLTELNEYDGILVPGGFGGRGIEGKINTVRYARENKIPFFGICLGMQMATIEFARNVLGMKEANSTEFDKETPYPVISLMEEQGQIENLGGTMRLGAYPCKLSSNSKSYALYGQSEILERHRHRYEFNQKYLEEFEKNGFKIVGKSPDGNYVEIIEIEDHPFFIAAQFHPEFMSRPNKPHSLFKGWIKAILDRKNIK; from the coding sequence ATGACTAAGTATGTATTTGTTACAGGTGGAGTAGTTTCCTCTCTAGGAAAAGGAATTACTGCCGCATCTCTAGGTAGATTATTAAAAGAAAGAGGGTATAAAGTAACGATTCAAAAATTTGATCCTTATCTAAATGTTGATCCAGGTACTATGAGCCCATATCAACATGGTGAAGTTTTTGTTACAGCAGATGGAGCTGAAACAGACTTAGATTTAGGTCATTATGAAAGATTTATTAATGAAGAACTTACAAAATATAATAATGTAACTAGTGGAAAAATAATGTCAACTATAATTAGTAAAGAAAGAAAAGGTGATTACCTTGGAGGGACTGTTCAAGTTATACCTCATGTTACTAATGAAATTAAGAAAAAAATTATGCAAGCTGGAAAAGCTTCAAATTCAGATATAGTAATAACTGAAATAGGAGGAACTATAGGAGATATTGAATCTAATCCTTTTATAGAGGCTATAAGGCAATTTAAAAAAGATGTAGGTAGAGAAAATGTGATATATATACATGTAACTCTACTTCCATATTTAAAAGCAGCTGGAGAATTAAAAACAAAACCGACACAGCAAAGTGTTAAAATGTTACAAGGACTAGGAATTAATCCGGACATAATAATTCTAAGAAGTGAACATCCTGTAGATAAGAGTATAAAATCTAAAGTTTCATTATTCTGTGATGTTGATGAAAGTTCTGTAATTGAAGCATTAGATGCTAAAAATTTATATGAAATACCTATTCAAATGGAAGAATTAGGTCTTGCAGATGAAGTTTGTAAAAAATTAAATATAGAAAATATTAAACCTAGTCTTGAAAAATGGAAAGAAATGGTTAATAAATTTATGAACCCTAAACATGAAATTAAAGTAGCTGTTGTTGGAAAATATGTAGAACTAAAAGATGCATATATTAGTATAAATGAATCTATTGAACATGCTGGATTCCATTATGATACTAAGGTTAAAATTGATTATTTAAAAGCAGAAGAATTTGATTTAACAGAGTTAAATGAATATGATGGAATATTAGTTCCAGGAGGATTTGGTGGACGTGGTATAGAAGGTAAAATAAATACTGTAAGATATGCAAGAGAAAATAAAATTCCTTTCTTTGGTATTTGTTTAGGAATGCAAATGGCTACTATAGAGTTTGCTAGAAACGTTTTAGGAATGAAAGAAGCTAATTCTACAGAATTTGATAAAGAAACTCCGTATCCTGTAATAAGTTTAATGGAAGAACAAGGTCAAATTGAAAATTTAGGAGGAACTATGAGACTTGGAGCATATCCATGTAAGTTATCTTCTAATAGTAAATCTTATGCACTTTATGGTCAATCTGAAATTTTAGAAAGACATAGACATAGATATGAATTTAATCAGAAGTATTTAGAAGAATTTGAAAAAAATGGATTTAAGATAGTTGGGAAATCTCCAGATGGAAATTATGTAGAAATAATTGAAATAGAAGATCATCCATTTTTTATAGCTGCTCAATTCCATCCAGAATTTATGAGTAGACCAAATAAACCACATTCATTATTTAAAGGATGGATAAAAGCAATTTTAGATAGAAAAAATATAAAATAG
- a CDS encoding DUF2200 family protein, with protein sequence MGHKIYEMPFSKVYPLLKAKLNRKNIDENKVDLAITWLTGYNKREISKIVENKIGYKEFFKKAPKLNEDRFLVTGSICGVRITEIEEELMKEIRILDKVIDELSKGKDIDKIIKKEGK encoded by the coding sequence ATGGGACATAAGATATATGAAATGCCTTTTTCAAAGGTTTATCCACTTTTAAAGGCAAAATTAAATAGAAAAAATATTGATGAAAATAAAGTAGATTTAGCAATAACTTGGTTAACGGGATATAATAAGAGAGAGATATCTAAAATAGTTGAAAATAAGATTGGGTATAAAGAATTTTTTAAAAAAGCTCCAAAATTAAATGAAGATAGATTTTTAGTAACAGGTAGTATTTGTGGAGTTAGAATAACTGAAATTGAAGAAGAATTGATGAAAGAAATTAGAATATTAGATAAAGTAATAGATGAGTTATCTAAAGGGAAAGATATTGATAAAATTATCAAAAAGGAAGGAAAATAA
- a CDS encoding class II fructose-bisphosphate aldolase, which yields MKYNYKDLGLVNTKEMFAKANREGYSVPAFNFNNLEQLQGIIEACVEMGSPVILQVSTGARKYIGKEMLPFMAKAATAYVKASGSDIPVALHLDHGPSFEVCKDCIEYGFSSVMIDASHHSFDENVEISKSVAEFAHQHDVTVEAELGVLAGVEDDVVAEHSIYTQPDEVQEFVERTGVDSLAIAIGTSHGAHKFKPGDDPKIRLDILKEIEERIPGFPIVLHGSSSVPKQFVDMIVQYGGTMKDAIGIPDQQLLLASKSAVAKINVDTDGRLAFTAGIREVLATKPGEFDPRKYAGKAKDYMKEYYKSKIVEVFGSQDAYKRGVEVK from the coding sequence ATGAAGTATAATTACAAAGACTTAGGTTTAGTAAATACTAAAGAAATGTTTGCTAAAGCAAATAGAGAAGGGTATTCAGTACCAGCGTTTAATTTTAATAACTTAGAACAATTACAAGGGATTATTGAAGCTTGTGTTGAAATGGGTTCACCTGTAATTTTACAAGTATCTACTGGAGCAAGAAAATATATAGGGAAAGAAATGTTACCGTTTATGGCTAAAGCTGCAACAGCATATGTAAAAGCTTCAGGTTCAGATATACCAGTAGCATTACATTTAGATCATGGTCCAAGCTTTGAAGTATGTAAGGACTGTATAGAATATGGTTTTTCATCAGTAATGATAGATGCATCACATCATTCATTTGATGAAAATGTTGAAATTTCAAAATCAGTTGCTGAATTTGCACATCAACATGATGTTACAGTAGAAGCAGAATTAGGAGTTTTAGCTGGAGTTGAAGATGATGTAGTTGCAGAACATAGTATATACACTCAACCTGATGAAGTTCAAGAATTTGTTGAAAGAACAGGTGTAGATTCATTAGCTATCGCTATAGGAACTTCTCATGGAGCACATAAATTTAAACCAGGAGACGATCCTAAAATTCGTTTAGATATTTTAAAAGAAATCGAAGAAAGAATACCAGGATTCCCAATAGTATTACACGGTTCATCTTCAGTACCTAAACAATTTGTTGATATGATAGTTCAATATGGAGGAACTATGAAAGATGCAATAGGTATACCTGATCAACAATTATTATTAGCTTCTAAATCAGCAGTAGCAAAAATAAATGTTGATACAGATGGAAGATTAGCTTTCACTGCAGGAATTAGAGAAGTATTAGCAACTAAACCAGGAGAATTCGATCCTAGAAAATATGCTGGAAAAGCAAAAGATTATATGAAAGAATATTATAAATCTAAAATTGTAGAAGTATTTGGATCACAGGATGCATATAAAAGAGGAGTAGAAGTTAAATAA
- a CDS encoding autotransporter domain-containing protein, with product MKKIYILFVFSLFVSCNSIQKEVKNNFVNEPLKVEVSKSNQEYIEKMNQKANERKKEIEFKETEIININNNVDDFELLRKKEIEFKEDKTKILEDSKHNSSKYSDENEYIYVFESGLISPGKKLLSEIEVEGINILNRKKLENQTYKNINHATNVLESLVNNNYSDTKTLNIRLGSFQDKDYRYNAKGFINMSYGWSDYYKNLIYLSKENNYIDDIGQNYKINNINRDMFSNLIFDKEYKKNRQLKVLALGNVETDKTVNYYNSTNGLLFYFNMSPEVQKAARSESILVKNMYSDKEAELDLMYKGRKEKIGNDFFYEVENLGKNNSKPLALRSATVVHEGFLKEGVRGSSFSAPKVTRLAYEIKQRYPFLTYHQIKEIILTTASRESGEKEYLSNIYGWGVVNGKKALNGFSDFNAGLIEETKFFEGMNEKIYDKLGNIYQYIEIPKGIFEFSNDIKSGLAGNGENIDSDILNLTDSSLTVDGPRGNFRLNIPKVLDSEKIFYSNVKKAGLRKAGEGELILSGKQNYPWTQVLEGVLTLENKSTSKYDVFKKATLRLDKEAQIKNEVQNDGLVIINTDVEIDKYISTDLATTKFKAGKKITAKEALISGKIKIYFPEGEEIKPEYEIIKGKDIDINKIEFLNVFLDKPRLDNKVVKIGTGIRKKILELDEEKLRNIPSYNYNMKSFFEEYNLDDNEKYLLNITSENRLEAMSQIFTDNYATYLSNVLNLNNMTLSNIKKPLFKEYNKNNIVYYNSFISTNLVKDDLNTPFKNNIYSNSLGIDFKLYNNIHLGFFSGISNLRSVFENNADFISDKYNIGFKYKYKYKNLVLSDILDYSFVNSKVRRKIVNDDVYSYFKTHIINNMLSLGYEVDINNKHKLVPNIDLILTKVLVDSNKEIVNGENEKIGLEIKDNNLNYTSFAFGFDWQYKINKYLTLDNNINLNFNIKDRVEINARLLDTDFKMRGKNLDKFLMSYRVGANIDFQNNFKIGVESSINTKGKWNNSFTLKYEF from the coding sequence ATGAAAAAAATCTATATTTTATTTGTGTTTTCTTTATTTGTTAGCTGTAATTCAATTCAAAAAGAAGTAAAAAATAATTTTGTTAACGAGCCTTTAAAGGTAGAAGTTTCAAAATCAAATCAAGAATATATAGAAAAAATGAATCAAAAAGCGAATGAAAGAAAGAAAGAAATAGAATTTAAAGAAACTGAAATAATAAACATCAATAATAATGTTGATGATTTTGAATTATTAAGAAAAAAAGAAATAGAATTTAAAGAAGATAAAACTAAAATATTAGAAGATTCTAAACACAATAGTTCAAAATATTCAGATGAAAATGAATATATATATGTTTTTGAAAGTGGATTAATAAGTCCAGGGAAAAAATTACTTTCAGAAATAGAAGTTGAAGGAATAAATATATTAAATAGAAAAAAATTAGAAAATCAAACATATAAAAATATAAATCATGCTACAAATGTTTTAGAAAGTTTAGTAAATAATAATTATTCAGATACCAAAACCTTAAATATTAGATTAGGAAGTTTTCAGGATAAAGATTATAGATACAATGCAAAAGGTTTTATTAATATGTCTTATGGTTGGTCTGATTATTATAAAAATCTAATATATCTTTCTAAAGAAAATAATTATATAGATGATATAGGTCAAAATTATAAAATAAATAATATAAATAGAGATATGTTTTCTAATTTAATTTTTGATAAAGAATATAAAAAAAATAGACAATTAAAAGTATTAGCATTAGGTAATGTAGAAACGGATAAGACTGTAAATTACTATAATTCTACAAATGGATTATTATTTTATTTTAATATGTCTCCTGAAGTTCAAAAGGCAGCAAGATCTGAGAGTATATTAGTTAAAAATATGTATAGTGATAAAGAAGCAGAGCTTGATTTAATGTATAAAGGAAGAAAAGAAAAAATAGGAAATGATTTTTTTTATGAAGTTGAAAATTTAGGTAAAAATAATTCAAAGCCATTAGCCCTAAGATCTGCAACAGTAGTTCATGAAGGTTTTTTAAAAGAGGGTGTTAGAGGTTCAAGTTTTTCAGCACCTAAAGTAACAAGACTTGCATATGAAATTAAACAAAGATATCCATTTTTAACATATCATCAAATAAAAGAAATAATATTAACGACTGCCTCTAGAGAAAGTGGCGAAAAAGAATATTTAAGTAATATTTATGGGTGGGGAGTGGTAAATGGAAAGAAAGCATTAAATGGTTTTTCTGATTTTAATGCTGGTTTAATAGAAGAGACAAAATTTTTTGAAGGTATGAATGAAAAAATTTATGATAAATTAGGGAATATATATCAATATATTGAAATACCAAAGGGGATTTTTGAATTTTCTAATGATATTAAAAGTGGACTTGCTGGAAATGGTGAAAATATAGATTCAGATATACTAAATTTGACAGATTCATCTTTAACTGTTGATGGACCAAGAGGTAATTTTAGATTAAATATACCTAAAGTACTAGATAGTGAAAAAATTTTTTATTCAAATGTAAAAAAAGCAGGACTTAGAAAAGCTGGAGAAGGAGAATTGATTTTATCTGGAAAACAAAATTATCCGTGGACACAAGTGTTAGAAGGAGTTTTAACTTTAGAAAATAAATCTACTTCAAAATACGATGTATTTAAAAAAGCTACTTTAAGATTAGATAAAGAAGCTCAAATAAAAAATGAAGTACAAAATGATGGTTTAGTCATAATTAATACAGATGTTGAAATTGATAAATATATTTCAACAGATTTAGCTACAACTAAATTTAAAGCAGGGAAAAAAATTACTGCAAAAGAAGCATTAATTTCTGGTAAAATTAAAATATATTTTCCAGAAGGAGAAGAGATTAAACCTGAATATGAGATTATTAAAGGTAAAGATATTGATATAAATAAAATAGAATTTCTAAATGTTTTTTTAGATAAGCCTAGACTTGATAATAAAGTTGTTAAAATAGGTACAGGTATAAGAAAAAAAATATTAGAATTAGATGAAGAAAAATTAAGAAATATTCCTTCTTATAATTATAATATGAAAAGTTTTTTTGAGGAGTATAATTTAGATGATAATGAAAAATATTTATTAAATATTACTTCTGAAAATCGTTTAGAAGCTATGTCTCAAATATTTACAGATAACTATGCAACATATTTATCAAATGTTCTTAACTTAAATAATATGACACTATCAAATATCAAAAAACCATTATTTAAAGAATATAATAAAAATAATATAGTTTATTATAATTCATTTATTTCTACAAATTTGGTTAAAGATGATTTAAATACACCGTTTAAAAATAATATTTATTCTAATAGTTTAGGAATAGATTTTAAATTGTATAATAATATTCATTTGGGATTTTTTAGTGGAATAAGTAATTTAAGAAGTGTTTTTGAAAATAATGCAGATTTTATATCTGATAAATATAATATTGGTTTTAAATATAAATATAAATATAAAAACTTGGTTTTATCAGATATTTTAGATTATTCATTTGTTAATTCTAAAGTTAGAAGAAAAATAGTTAATGATGATGTATATTCATATTTTAAAACACATATTATTAATAATATGTTAAGTTTAGGATATGAAGTTGATATAAATAATAAACATAAGTTAGTTCCTAATATAGATCTTATTTTAACTAAAGTTTTAGTTGATTCTAATAAAGAAATTGTAAATGGAGAAAATGAAAAAATAGGTTTAGAAATTAAAGATAATAATTTAAATTATACAAGTTTTGCTTTTGGTTTTGATTGGCAATATAAAATAAATAAGTATTTGACATTAGATAATAATATTAATTTAAATTTTAATATTAAAGATAGAGTAGAAATAAATGCGAGACTATTAGATACAGATTTTAAAATGAGGGGTAAAAATCTTGATAAATTTTTAATGAGTTATAGAGTAGGTGCAAACATTGATTTTCAAAATAATTTTAAAATTGGAGTAGAAAGTAGTATAAATACTAAAGGTAAATGGAATAATTCATTTACACTTAAATATGAATTTTAA
- a CDS encoding glucose PTS transporter subunit EIIB, with translation MFSRISDAEVAQIILKGLGNKGNIDSLESCFTRLRVGVKNLDKVNNEVLKEAGALDVVVVDENNVQVVMGTKAPRILDVINNGEEKLSTKEEKLIEALGKKENIDSLESCFTRLRVGVKNLDKVNNNVLKELGALDVVVVDENNVQVVMGPKAPKILDELKKLI, from the coding sequence GTGTTTAGTAGAATTTCAGATGCAGAAGTAGCACAAATAATTTTAAAAGGGTTAGGGAATAAAGGAAATATAGATTCATTAGAAAGCTGTTTCACAAGATTAAGAGTGGGAGTTAAAAATTTAGATAAAGTTAATAATGAAGTATTAAAAGAAGCAGGAGCACTTGATGTAGTTGTTGTGGACGAAAATAACGTACAAGTAGTAATGGGAACAAAAGCTCCAAGAATTTTAGATGTAATTAATAATGGAGAAGAAAAACTTTCTACTAAAGAAGAAAAGTTAATAGAAGCTTTAGGGAAAAAAGAAAATATAGACTCATTAGAAAGTTGTTTTACAAGATTAAGAGTAGGAGTTAAAAATTTAGATAAAGTTAATAATAATGTTTTAAAAGAATTAGGAGCATTAGATGTAGTTGTTGTGGATGAAAATAACGTTCAAGTAGTAATGGGACCAAAAGCACCAAAAATTTTAGATGAACTAAAAAAATTAATATAG
- a CDS encoding ROK family protein, with protein MKYFVGVDLGGTNTKIGLLDSKYNILVEESIKTESKKGPEDTFGRIWNKIQELFTRISADISELEGIGLGIPGPVVDRSIVKIAANFSWGNDFNAKEVFERISGKTVIVENDVRAIALGENLFGASKGYKNSIIMPIGTGIAAGMIINGELISGNDGAAGEIGHISVDLNGEKCGCGLTGCLELFTSATGIVKEGIKVLKKEQKGILYETFKDEFEKLEAYHIFIEARKGDKTAEIIVDNFCNKLAYGMGVLINLVNPEIIVIAGGVAKSADLIIDGVKKHLPKYALNMSINIPIVKSELLDSAGVKGAASLIINKK; from the coding sequence ATGAAATATTTTGTTGGAGTAGATTTAGGTGGAACAAATACTAAAATAGGACTGTTAGATTCAAAATATAATATTTTAGTTGAAGAAAGTATAAAAACAGAATCGAAAAAAGGGCCAGAAGATACATTTGGTAGAATTTGGAATAAAATACAAGAATTATTTACAAGAATTTCAGCTGATATATCAGAATTAGAAGGAATAGGGCTTGGTATACCTGGTCCAGTGGTTGATAGATCTATAGTAAAAATAGCTGCTAATTTTTCTTGGGGGAATGATTTTAATGCTAAAGAAGTATTTGAAAGAATTTCTGGAAAAACTGTAATAGTAGAAAATGATGTTAGAGCTATAGCACTTGGTGAAAATTTATTTGGAGCGAGTAAAGGGTATAAAAATAGTATAATTATGCCCATAGGAACAGGTATTGCTGCAGGTATGATAATTAATGGAGAATTAATTTCAGGTAATGATGGAGCAGCAGGTGAAATTGGACATATTTCAGTTGATTTAAATGGTGAGAAATGTGGTTGTGGATTAACAGGGTGTTTAGAGTTATTTACATCAGCTACTGGTATAGTGAAAGAGGGAATAAAAGTTCTAAAAAAAGAACAAAAAGGAATACTTTATGAAACATTTAAAGATGAATTCGAAAAACTTGAAGCATATCATATTTTCATTGAAGCAAGAAAAGGAGATAAAACTGCAGAAATTATAGTAGATAATTTTTGTAATAAATTAGCCTATGGAATGGGTGTGTTAATTAATTTAGTAAATCCTGAAATAATAGTTATTGCAGGAGGGGTTGCAAAATCAGCTGACTTAATAATAGATGGAGTAAAAAAACATTTACCTAAATATGCTTTAAATATGAGTATTAATATACCTATAGTTAAAAGTGAATTATTAGATTCAGCTGGAGTAAAAGGAGCTGCATCGTTAATTATAAATAAAAAATAA
- a CDS encoding DEAD/DEAH box helicase, with the protein MIETLKKSIYFSFINSESVITNEFATDLIVNEYSQGKKMLTELSQELLGSDNFRFSVAFITLSGITPLLSIFEELESRGVKGKILTTDYLHFTEPKALEKLISFKNIEVRIYKSNGNVGFHTKGYIMDKKEYSCIITGSSNLTISALTTNKEWNSRMYVHRDGAMYKQVINEFNNLWDSSKEVNLEQYIKKYNENRKNKVKTISLEKLKPNNMQKKFIDSFNSSINLGKKRGILISATGTGKTYASAFALKNAKSILFIVHREQLARQAMETYIKVLGKNKKMEIYSGNNKKITSKYIFATIQTLSKNLDKFLREEFEYIVIDETHRAASKSYKKVLEYFNPKIFLGMTATTSRTDGIDICNLFENNILYEINLKEALEEDILCPFHYFAITEYLDDEFNNEFKDFNKLVDEKRVDYIISKLKIYGYSGIKPKGLIFCSRNEEAKELSKIFNERGYKTSYLNGMDSQEKREKEIDKLVNDKLEYIFTVDIFNEGVDIPEINQIIMLRPTVSPIVFLQQLGRGLRKHNSKEFVVVLDFIGNYTTNYMIPLAFSSKSKYTKDDMKKYVLTMNSIVPGYSSINFDEISKKRIFESINKFKLNVSKIVVEEYLRIKNMLGRIPNIFEFDKYSNIDITRVFEKFGSYYQMLMLNEKEVNYTKDELNLFKFISIRFLNGKRLKELMYLKTLEGKDKQLENMMNNKFEFYSKFDIDFNKFLEYKDSKEIKDMISLGIDRHNRIYSNKYEDTDFVLYEKYTREDVCRLLNWEKAINPQGISGYKLDNKTKTLPVFINYERSEKNKRAMSYEPNFLDNKHVVIFSKPGRKVNSPDIDAAINAKEYGISTHLFVRKNNDDNEFYYLGKMLPTMKYEEVILPIQKSAVAIEYELNTRIREDIFKYLEY; encoded by the coding sequence ATGATAGAAACTTTAAAAAAAAGTATTTATTTTTCTTTTATAAATTCAGAATCAGTAATTACTAATGAATTTGCAACTGATTTAATAGTAAATGAATATAGTCAAGGGAAAAAGATGTTAACAGAATTATCTCAGGAATTATTAGGTTCGGATAATTTTCGATTTAGTGTAGCTTTTATTACTTTAAGTGGAATTACACCATTACTTTCAATATTTGAAGAATTAGAAAGTAGAGGTGTAAAAGGAAAAATTTTGACAACAGATTATCTTCATTTTACTGAACCGAAAGCATTAGAAAAATTAATTTCTTTTAAAAATATAGAGGTTAGAATATATAAATCTAATGGAAATGTTGGGTTTCATACTAAAGGTTATATTATGGACAAAAAAGAATATAGTTGTATAATTACAGGGAGTTCTAATCTTACTATTTCGGCACTTACAACTAATAAGGAGTGGAATAGTAGAATGTATGTACATAGAGATGGAGCTATGTATAAACAAGTAATAAATGAATTTAATAATTTATGGGATAGTTCTAAAGAAGTAAATTTAGAACAATATATTAAAAAATATAATGAAAATAGAAAAAATAAAGTAAAAACTATTTCTTTAGAAAAACTAAAACCAAATAATATGCAAAAAAAATTTATTGATAGTTTTAATTCTAGTATTAATTTAGGAAAAAAAAGAGGGATCTTAATTTCAGCAACAGGAACAGGAAAAACGTATGCTTCAGCTTTTGCATTAAAAAATGCCAAAAGTATATTATTTATAGTTCATAGAGAACAACTTGCAAGGCAAGCAATGGAAACATATATTAAAGTGTTAGGGAAAAATAAAAAAATGGAAATATATTCTGGAAATAATAAAAAAATTACTTCTAAATATATATTTGCAACGATACAAACATTATCAAAAAATTTAGATAAATTTTTAAGAGAAGAATTTGAGTATATAGTTATAGATGAAACACATAGAGCAGCTAGTAAAAGTTATAAAAAAGTATTAGAATACTTTAATCCAAAAATTTTTTTAGGAATGACTGCAACTACAAGTAGAACAGATGGGATAGATATATGTAATCTTTTTGAGAATAATATTCTTTATGAAATTAACTTAAAAGAAGCATTAGAGGAGGATATATTATGTCCTTTTCATTATTTTGCAATAACAGAGTATTTAGATGATGAATTTAATAATGAGTTTAAGGATTTCAATAAACTTGTTGATGAAAAAAGAGTAGATTATATTATTTCAAAATTAAAAATATATGGATATTCTGGAATAAAACCCAAAGGATTAATATTTTGTTCAAGAAATGAAGAAGCAAAAGAATTATCTAAAATATTTAATGAAAGAGGTTATAAAACATCTTATTTAAATGGGATGGATAGTCAAGAAAAAAGAGAAAAAGAAATAGATAAGTTAGTTAATGATAAATTAGAATACATTTTTACAGTTGATATATTTAATGAAGGAGTAGATATACCTGAAATTAATCAAATTATTATGCTTAGACCGACAGTATCTCCAATAGTATTTTTACAACAATTGGGCAGGGGTTTAAGAAAACATAATAGTAAAGAATTTGTAGTTGTATTGGATTTTATAGGTAATTATACTACAAATTATATGATACCTTTAGCATTTTCAAGTAAAAGTAAATATACAAAAGATGATATGAAGAAATATGTATTAACTATGAATTCTATTGTTCCTGGTTATTCGAGTATTAATTTTGATGAAATATCAAAAAAAAGAATATTTGAATCTATTAATAAATTTAAGTTAAATGTATCTAAAATAGTAGTTGAAGAATATTTAAGAATAAAAAATATGTTAGGAAGAATTCCAAATATTTTTGAATTTGATAAATATTCTAATATAGATATAACGAGGGTTTTTGAAAAGTTTGGCTCTTATTATCAAATGCTTATGTTAAATGAAAAAGAAGTAAATTATACTAAAGATGAGTTAAATTTATTTAAATTTATTTCAATTAGATTTTTAAATGGTAAAAGACTTAAAGAATTAATGTATTTAAAAACCCTAGAAGGAAAAGATAAACAACTTGAAAATATGATGAATAATAAATTTGAATTTTATTCTAAATTTGATATAGACTTTAATAAATTTTTGGAATATAAGGATAGTAAAGAAATAAAAGATATGATAAGTTTAGGAATAGATAGACATAATAGAATATATTCTAATAAATATGAAGATACTGACTTTGTACTTTATGAAAAGTATACTAGGGAGGATGTTTGTAGATTATTGAATTGGGAAAAAGCTATTAATCCTCAAGGTATTAGTGGATATAAGCTAGATAACAAAACTAAAACTCTTCCTGTATTTATTAACTATGAAAGAAGTGAAAAGAATAAAAGAGCTATGAGTTATGAACCTAATTTTCTAGATAATAAACATGTAGTAATATTTTCTAAACCAGGAAGAAAAGTAAATTCTCCTGATATTGATGCTGCAATAAATGCAAAAGAATATGGGATTTCAACACATCTATTTGTTAGAAAAAATAATGATGATAATGAGTTTTACTATCTAGGTAAAATGCTACCTACTATGAAATATGAAGAAGTTATATTACCTATACAAAAAAGTGCTGTTGCAATAGAATATGAATTAAATACAAGGATAAGAGAAGATATATTTAAGTATCTTGAATATTAA
- a CDS encoding pyroglutamyl-peptidase I, whose amino-acid sequence MGKILITAFDPFGGDQINVSEEVLKNLPEKINGYEVIKLLIPVVRNKSLNKIKEAIITYNPKYILSLGQAGGSKTISIERIGVNVDDYRIEDNEGNQPIDEPIFADGENAYFSTLPIKSIFERLEKESLPVKISNTAGTFVCNHVLYGVRYIIEKEKFDIKSGFIHLPYMDFQVKNKENMYSLPFEKILNGVIKAIEVIVDNEKDKKIIAGEIF is encoded by the coding sequence ATGGGTAAAATACTAATAACTGCTTTTGATCCTTTTGGTGGAGATCAAATTAATGTTTCGGAAGAGGTATTAAAGAACCTTCCTGAAAAAATAAATGGATATGAAGTTATTAAACTTTTAATACCTGTGGTTAGAAATAAAAGTTTAAATAAAATTAAAGAAGCTATTATAACCTATAATCCTAAATATATATTATCTTTAGGTCAAGCTGGAGGCAGTAAGACAATATCTATAGAAAGGATAGGAGTAAATGTAGATGATTATAGAATAGAGGATAATGAAGGTAATCAACCTATAGATGAACCTATCTTTGCAGATGGAGAAAATGCTTATTTTTCAACATTGCCTATTAAAAGTATCTTTGAAAGATTAGAAAAAGAAAGTTTGCCTGTTAAAATTTCTAATACTGCAGGAACTTTTGTATGTAATCATGTACTTTATGGTGTAAGATATATAATAGAAAAAGAAAAGTTTGATATTAAATCAGGATTCATACATCTTCCATATATGGATTTTCAGGTAAAAAATAAAGAGAACATGTATTCTTTACCTTTTGAAAAGATATTAAATGGAGTAATTAAAGCAATAGAAGTAATAGTGGATAATGAAAAAGATAAGAAAATTATCGCTGGAGAGATATTTTAG